A genomic window from Halomonas sp. LR3S48 includes:
- a CDS encoding DMT family transporter, producing the protein MNLLLYATTVLIWGTTWIAIALQVGEVPVMLSVFYRFALAAGVLLLWLSVSGRLHRLGVSDHLFCALQGLCVFCLNFYFFYTASAYITSGLIAVVFSMAVLFNAVNGVLFFRQTITPRLLLATSLGLTGMVCLFWPDIYHGGLDASVLFGLGCALVGTYGFSLGNMLSLRHQRRGLDLLSTNAYAMGYGALIMLALVVISGTPFVVDTSLTYMAALLYLAIFGSVIGFGVYFALVGRIGPGPAAYATLLFPLVALGISTLVEGYQWTPHALVGLITILAGNGVMFYKSRSKPAEKEARVAAAQCARTP; encoded by the coding sequence ATGAACCTGTTGCTTTATGCGACCACCGTGCTGATCTGGGGCACCACCTGGATCGCCATTGCCCTGCAAGTCGGCGAGGTGCCAGTGATGCTCTCCGTCTTCTATCGCTTCGCCCTGGCCGCCGGCGTGCTGCTGCTGTGGCTTTCGGTCAGCGGTCGGCTGCATCGACTAGGTGTGAGCGATCATCTGTTCTGCGCTTTGCAGGGCCTGTGTGTGTTCTGCCTCAACTTCTATTTCTTCTATACCGCCTCCGCCTATATCACCAGTGGCCTGATTGCGGTGGTGTTCTCCATGGCAGTGCTATTCAACGCCGTCAATGGCGTGCTCTTCTTTCGCCAAACGATCACGCCGCGTCTGCTGCTGGCGACCTCTTTGGGTCTGACCGGGATGGTCTGCCTATTCTGGCCGGACATCTACCATGGTGGACTGGATGCCAGCGTGCTGTTCGGCTTGGGCTGTGCGCTGGTGGGAACCTATGGTTTCTCCCTTGGCAATATGCTCAGCTTGCGCCATCAGCGGCGCGGTCTGGACCTGCTTTCCACCAACGCCTACGCCATGGGCTATGGAGCCCTGATCATGCTGGCGCTAGTCGTGATCAGCGGTACGCCTTTCGTGGTGGACACCTCACTCACCTATATGGCTGCCTTACTCTATCTTGCCATCTTTGGTTCGGTGATCGGCTTCGGTGTCTATTTCGCCTTGGTGGGCCGGATCGGCCCCGGCCCGGCGGCCTATGCGACCCTGCTGTTTCCCCTGGTGGCCCTGGGTATCTCCACTCTGGTGGAAGGCTATCAGTGGACGCCGCACGCCTTGGTAGGACTGATTACGATCCTGGCCGGGAATGGCGTGATGTTCTACAAGTCGCGCTCCAAGCCAGCGGAGAAAGAGGCGAGAGTCGCGGCAGCGCAGTGTGCTCGTACGCCATGA